ATACAGGCCGCGAATTTCCCATTTTGGTGGCTCTAAAACCACCGCCCGCGCGGGAACGCGGGCGAACGAGAAGGATTTTTGACATGGCCAATACGCTGCTGATGCCCAAGGCGACCGCCGTCTGGCTGGTCGACAACACCGCGCTCTCCTTCGAGCAGATCGCGCAGTTCTGCGGGTTGCATCCGCTCGAGGTCAAAGCGATCGCGGACGGCGAGTCGGCGCAGGGCATCAAGGGCATGGACCCGATCATCACCGGCCAGCTGACGCGCGACGAGATTGCGCGCGGCGAGAAGGACATCAACTACCGGCTGAAGCTGTCGGAGCCGAAGGTTCGGGTGCCGGAATCGAAGCGCAAGGGCCCGCGCTACACGCCGCTGTCGAAGCGCCAGGACCGGCCGAACGCCATCCTTTGGCTGGTGCGCAACCACCCCGAGCTCAAGGATGCGCAGATTGCCCGTCTCGTAGGCACCACCAAGTCGACCATCGAGCAGATCCGCGAGCGCAAGCACTGGAACTCGGCCAATCTGCAGCCGATGGATCCGGTGACGCTCGGCCTCACCTCGCAGATCGACCTCGACCTCGAGGTCAACCGCGCCTCGCGCGGCCGCGAGCAGCCGCAGCCCGTCGGCGACACGCTGCTGCCCGCCGCCCTCACCGAACGGCTGGTGCCGGCGCCGGAGAAGCCGAAGGATGAAGACCAGGAGCTCGATGCCAACGCGGTGTTCGCCAAGCTCTCGGCGCTCAAGTCGAAGGACAAGGGCGAAGACGACGAGCAGGAGTAAGCCTTCCGAGGCTATCAACAAAAAAGCCCGCTTCGAGCGGGCTTTTTGTTGGACAATCGCTCGGGAGGAAGTCACGTCCGCGCGGCGCGGTCGGGCGCCATGCCGTAATCCTCCGAGCGCTCGACGGCGCGGTAGAAATCGGCGAGCTGCTTGCCGCGCTCCGGCTTGAAGGTGCGGCCGGCGATGACGACCGAAGCGATGCGGTCGATGCGGAAGGCGCGGAAATCGTCGCGCATCTCGCACCAGGCAACCAGGGTCCAGACCTTGCCCCAGAACCACAGGCCGAGCGGCCTGATGTCGCGCGCGGTGCCGCGCCCGGCCTCGTCGGAATAGTCGATGGTCAGCACCTGGCGTTTCTCGACGGCGCGCTCGATCAGGTCGATCGCCTCGCGCGCGGCGTCGCTCACCACCCACATCGGCGTGTGGATCTCGGTGCGGGCGATGCGGTCCTTCTCGGTATCGGGAAGCACCGCGCCGATCTTGACCAGCGCCTCGTCGGCGGCCCTTGCCATCGCGGCGCCGCCAAAGGCGCGCACCATGCGGGCGCCGGCAACCAGCGCCACGATCTCGTCACGTGTGAACATCAGCGGCGGAAGGTCGAAACCTTCCCTCATCATGTAGCCCACGCCCGCTTCCCCGTCGATCGGCACTCCGGTCGACTGCAGGTCGGCTATGTCGCGGTAAATGGTGCGCTCGGAAACCTCGAGCCACGTGCCGAGCTTCTGCGCGGTGACCAGTCGGCCACCCCGCAAATGCTGCACGATCTGGAAAAGCCTGTCGGCGCGGCGCATCGGTTTCTCCCTCGGGGTTTATGGCTTCAGCCCTTCGCGCTTGCGCGCGGTCGGCACCAGCATCGACTGGCCTTCGACGACATCGCCGACCGTGCGCGGCGACGGTTTGATGCCGTTGATGCGTGGCGTGTTCAGCCTGTCGTTCCAGCTTTTTACCATACGCAGATTACTCCGGATCATGTTCGTTGTTGTCAGGATCGAAGCCGCTCCAAATACCGCATTCCTCCTGACAACATACTGTCAGGAGGCTGCGGCAAGCTACCGGCAAACAAAGGCTTCTTCCCTGTACTCAACATCACTGGCCGCCAATACATCTGGGCGCGGTGTCGCCACAATCCAAGTCGCGGCGGCAAAATTTCAGTTTTCGCGCACGCGGCCCGTGTAAAGGTCCGGCCAGCCAATGTCCTTGCGGATGTCCGCCGGCAAGGTGTTCAGGAAACGCTGGGTGCGGATCTCGTTGCGCACGGTGCGGATCCGGCCGACATAGTGCTGCACGCTGCGCAGGATGGTAAAACCGTTCATGACCTCACTCCTCTCTTTCGATGAGAAGAGTATCTCACACCCCTCCTGACAGCAGTCTGTCAGGAGGTTGGCAGGGGACGGAAGAAGGCGGCACGGTGCCCCCCGCAGGGCTGGATGAAGCCGATCCCTGTCAGGAGGTGCTCGGCCCGAAGGCCGCAAGAACAGCTTTGACAGCCGCCATCGTTGCTGGTCAAAGGCAGCATGACGAAACTGCTCGCCCTAGTCATCTGCGGCATCATGCTGATCCAGGTCATCAAGCCGCTGGGCTGGCCGGGGCTGAAGCGACGCGGCGATTTCTGGAAGCTGGCGCTGCTTGCGATGGCGGCCATCTCGCTTGCCGCTGTCTTGGGTCATTGGGCTTAGTTCCTTAACGCAGAAGTTTTGACCTGGTTAGTGTGCGTTGGCAGGTCCCACGCCTCGGCGATTAGCTGAGACGCTTATCGCGGTCGTCATCACCACGGGCGGAGCGAGGAGCGAAGCGACGCGCGCAGACCCGAGGATCCCTGCCGTGACTTGGAAGCGCCGCGGCGGTCCAGAACTCTGCACCGTTGCACATTTCGGTCCAGGTAACGGCATGGATTCCAGGGTCTGCGCGCGTCGCTTCGCTCCTTGCTCCGCCCTGGAATGACGAAGTTCGGGAGCCTCCAGCTCATCGCCAGCGTTTGCGCTGACTACCCCAAATGGACGCTGATAGCCTTGCCCGACAAGCCTGCGATCTCGGAAGTCGCAATTCTCGGCTCGCCCTGACCTGAATCTCAACGTACCTCAGCGCAGTTACCCATGACGAAATCCAGCAGATGCTCGGCCCAGGCGCGATAGCCTGCCTCGGAGGCGTGGAAGCCGTCGGACGCGAAGCCGGCATCGGGATTGGTGATCGGCAGGCGCGAGGCGGGCACGGCGCCGCGCTCGTTGCAGAGCCGCACGCCCATGCGGTTCATTTCCGTGGCGCGGATCTCGAGGATCCGGCCAGCAATGGCGGCATTGCCGGCGCGCGGGTGAATTCCAGCACCGGCGACCAGACAACGCGCGCTTCCGGCCATTTGGCGCGCAGCGCGTATAGCAGCCCGCCGAACTCCTTCTTGAAGCGCGGCACGGAGTGAAAGTTCTTGGTGTCGTTGGTGCCGATGGCGAGCACGATATGCGTCCCCCCATGGCGCTATGCCCCGACAGCCTGCGATCTCGGAAGTCGCAATTCTCGGCTCGCCCTGACCTGAATCTCAACGTACCTCAGCGCAGTTACCCATGACGAAATCCAGCAGATGCTCGGCCCAGGCGCGTAGCCTGCCTCGGAGGCGTGGAAGCCGTCGGACGCGAAGCCGGCATCAGTGCCAGGCCATCGGCGACCAGACACGGCGCTTCCGCCATTGGCGCGCAGCGCGTATGCAGCCGCCCTTCGAGCGGCGAGTGAATTCTTGGTGTCGTTGGTGCCGATGGCGAGCACGATATGCGTCCAGGGATCGGCCGATAAATTGGGCAGGACATGGTCGCGGATCTGGCCGGAGGTCGCCGAATTGAAGCCGGCGGCGCGCCAGCGCACGGCTCGGCCGGTTCGCTCGGCGATCAGGCCGGCAAGCCGCGCCGCTAGCCCGCGTTCGGATTGCTCGATGCCGACCGATGCTGCCGAGGAATCACCCAGGACCAGCAACGCGACGGATGGCGCCTTGCCCGGTATTTCGTGCAGCACCGGGCCTCGCGCAGGCAGCATCCGCGTGGTGCGGCGGCGCACGCCGAGGCCCTGCCAGACATAGACCGGGAAAGCGAGCCAGGTGAGGAGGGCAAGCAGGCGCTGCATGGCAAATCCGTTGAAAACAGCGGGAAGCCTTAGCGCATCTTCAGGCCCAGGTGAACGAGACGATCACGCGCAGCAGTCCGGCCGGTCCTCGTCCTGATATTCGTCGTGGAGGCGCACCCAGTCCATCAGGTTGTGATAGGGGCCGGTCTCGCCGCGGCCTTTCGGCGTCATGTCGAGGTAATGATAGGCTCCGATCAGCGCGTCGCCGCCGCGGCCTCGCGACAGGAAGGTCAGGAAGATGTCGCCATTGCCGTCGCGGTAGAAGACGCTGGTGCCGGGCAGGTCTTTCGACCGCAACGGTCGCTTCTCGAAATTGTAGGTCGTGTCGCCGGCCGCGATCTGCCTGTCGGTGAAGGAGACCTGCAGGTCGAAGTTGAAGTCCGATGCATAGGACGATACCCAGTCGAACTTCCAGCCCATGCGCTGCTTGTAAGGCAGGATCTCGGTCAGCGCCGCGCGCGAGACGACGACCAGGGATACGTCGTGGTGCTTGAGATGCTGGTTGGCGCCGTCGATATGGTCGGCGAGGAACGAGCAGCCCTGGCAACGGTGGTCGCAACCCGGCGTCATCATGAAATGATAGACGATGAGCTGGCTCTTGCCGGCAAAGAGATCGCCAAGACGCTTCGGTCCCGCTTCGCTCTCGAAGACATAATCCTTGCGCAGCTTGAACCAGGGCAGCTGCCGCCGCTCGGCGGCGACAAGGTCGCGGAAGCGTGTCAGCTCCTTCTCGCGTTCCAAATGATTGCGATGTGCCTCGAACCAGTCCTCGCGTGAAACCACGGCATTGCGTTGCATGACCATCTCCTGTCCTCTCCCGCCAAGGACGTTCGACATCGGCTCAACCCGACACAGTCGCCGTTGTTTCGCTGCTCAGGTAGGAACGCGGCCCGCAAAAAACAAAACCCGGGCCATGAGCCCGGGCTTCTGTTGGAATTGGAAGAGATGGCGTCAGGCGGCTTTCTCAAGCGCCGGCTGCCATTTCCCGAGCGCCGCCAGATGGTTCATATAGGCCCGGTGGGTGAAGGCGGCCTGGCCGCCGGCGACGTTCGAGGCCTTGCCGCTCCATGCCTTTTGCGGCGCGGCCTGCAGCGCGCGGCCATAGGAGAAGGTCAGCTTCCACGGATGCGGGCCGATGGCATTGATGGCGTTGAGGTTGGCCGTCGCTTCCTCGTCCTCCTGCCCGCCGGACAGGAAGGCGATGCCCGGCACTGCCGCCGGCACCACTTCGCGGAACAGTTTTATCGTCTTTTCGGCGATTTCCTCGGGGCTGTCGGTCCTGCCCGACTTCTTGCCGGAGATGACCATGTTGGGCTTCAGGATCGAGCCTTCCAGCACGACGCGCGCCGCGTAAAGCTCGTCATAGAGCTTGACCAGCGTCGCCTTGGTGACGTCGTAGCAGGTGTCGATCGAATGCGCGCCGTCCATCAGCACTTCCGGCTCGACGATCGGCACGATGCCGGCCTCCTGGCAAAGCGCGGCATAGCGGGCCAGCGCATGGGTGTTCGAGGCGATCGAGTTGGCCGAGGGTACGCCCTTGCCGGTGTCGATATCGATCACCGCGCGCCATTTGGCGAAACGGGCGCCGAGCTTGTAGTAATCGGCAAGCCGCTCGCGCAGGCCGTCGAGGCCCTCGGTGATGGTGTCGCCGGGAAAGCCCGCGAGAGGCTTGGCGCCGAGATCGACCTTGATGCCCGGAATGGAACCGGCCGCCTTGATGATGTCGACCAGCGGCGTGCCGTCGGCGGCCTTCTGGCGGATGGTCTCATCGAAGAGGATGACGCCGGAGATGTAGTTGGACATCGCTTCCTTGGCGCGGAACATCATCTCGCGATAGTCGCGCCGGTTGTCGGCGGTCGATTCGACGCCGATGACGTCGAAACGTTTCTTGATGGTGCCGGAGCTCTCATCGGCAGCCAAAAGGCCCTTGCCGCCGCTCACCATCGCGGTGGCGATATCTTCGAGACGTTCGCTCATGGGTGCTCTCCTACGCTGCGTTTGTTCCGCGCTAGCAGAACATTATCGCCAAAGGAATGACCCCGGAAAGCGCGAATCGATTGAAAGCCGCGCTGGCTTTGCCTTGTCTCGGATTGTTTACCGCTTCAGCACTTCGACGCCGGGCAGCGGCTTGCCTTCCATCCATTCGAGGAAGGCACCGCCGGCGGTCGAGACATAAGTGAAGTCGTCGGCGACGCCGGCATGGTTGAGGGCGGCCACCGTGTCGCCGCCGCCGGCGACCGAGACCAGCTTGCCTGCCTTGGTGCGGGCGGCCGCGTGCTTTGCCGCCGCCACCGTGGCGCGATCGAAGGGCTCTATCTCGAAGGCGCCGAGCGGGCCATTCCACACCAAGGTCGCGGCGCGGTCGATCCAGTCGGTAACGCTCTGCACGGTCTTTGCGCCGACATCGAGGATCATGCCGTCCGCCGGCACGGCATCGATGGCAACGGTCTCGCTCGCGGCACCCGCCTTGAATTCCTTGGCCACCACGCCGTCGGCGGGCAGGATGATGGCGCAGCCAGCTTCCGCCGCCTCGATCATGATCTGCTTGGCGGTGCCGGCAAGGTCGTGCTCGCAAAGCGACTTGCCGACATCGGTGCCACGCGCGGCCAGGAAGGTGTTAGCCATGCCGCCGCCGATCACCAGCGCGTCGACCTTCTTCACCAGGTTCATCAAAAGGTCGATCTTGGTCGAGACCTTGGCGCCGCCGACAATGGCGACCACCGGCCGTACCGGATTGCCGAGACCCTTTTCCAGCGCGTCGAGCTCGGCCTGCATGGTGCGGCCGGCATAGGCCGGCAGCCGGTGCGCCAGGCCTTCGGTCGACGCATGCGCGCGGTGCGCGGCGGAGAAGGCGTCGTTGACATAGATGTCGCCATTGGCGGCGAGCTTTTCCGTGAAGGCCGGGTCATTCTTCTCCTCGGCCTTGTAGAAGCGGGTGTTTTCAAAGAGCAGCACGTCGCCGTCCTTCATGGCGGCAACGCCTTCGGCGGCTTTGTCGCCGATACAGTCGGCGGCGAAGCGGACGGGGAGGCCGAGAACCTCGGCCGTGGCCCTGGCGATCGGCTCCAGCGAGAATTCGGCCGACGGACCATCCTTCGGACGGCCGAAATGGGCAAGCAGGATGACCTTGGCGCCTTTCTTCGAGAGTTCGGCGATGGTCGGCGCGATGCGCTCGATGCGAGTGGCGTCGGTCACCTTGCCGTCGGCGACGGGAACGTTGAGGTCGACGCGCACCAGGACGCGCTTGCCGCTGACGGCGCCGATGTCATCGAGTGTCTTGAAGCCGGCCATGATCCGTTCCTTCCTGGTGCGTTGACGCAATTCCGGACGGAAAGCCGCCCACATCTTTCATGGAATTGCTCTAGCGAAAACGCGGGGACCTTACCCGGCAGCGGCGGCGATGCAAGAGCCGCGTTAAAGCGCGCGCGCAAAAATGATGTCGCCATGAGACATCAGCCTTCGCCGGTTGCCTTTTGCTCGCCCGGTGCCGGCGCCACGGGATCGATCGGCACGTCCTCGACCGGCTGCTTTTCCACCGGCCTGCGCCAGTTGCGGATCAGCGCCGCTATGCGATCGCCGATCTCGCCGGCGCTCATGAACACCGGCACGCGCGCCACCTGCGCGGTCGGCTCGAAGGACAGGCCGAGCCCGGTGATCCGGCCTTTCTCGTCGACGTCGCGCACGATCAGCTCGATCGGCCCGATCATCACGCGGTCGGCATATTCGGCATGGCCGCCGAGCCGCTCGGTAACGAGCGCCGCGACGGTGAGCTTCTGTTCGGCCTCGGTAAGGCCAGGCCCATAGGCCGCTTCCAGCTCCGCCGCGGAGCGGGCCGGATCGACGGCAAAGGCGCCGAAGAAGTCGGCGTCCTCGGGGTCGACCACGGCGCGGCTGGCGAACAGCTTGTCGAGCAGGCGCGGATAGCGATCCGGCACGAAGATATAGACCTGGTCGCCAGCGGTGAGACGGCCCATGTCCTGGAAGCGCATCGAGCGGCCGTCGCGCAGCACCAGCGAGGGCCTTGCCCAGCGCGGGATGCGCTCGCCGCGCGCCACCGGGCTGCCGGGTGCGACGCGATAGGCAAGCAGTTCGTGATGGGCTGAGCCCGGCAGTTCGAGCTCGACCTTGTCCAGGGGCCCGAGACGCGCCGGCACGATCAGGCCGAGGCGGCGCGCCAGCGGCCCGACCGTCCAGCCCTGCACCACCAGCGACACTAGCACAATGATGAAGGCGGCGTTGAAGATCAGGCGGCCATGCTCCAGGCCGCCGAGCAGCGGCGTGATGGCAAGCAGGATCGAGACCGCGCCGCGCAGGCCGACCCAGGACACGAAGGCGACCTCGGGACGCGGCAGGCGGAAGGGGATCAGGCAGAGCCAGACGGCCAAAGGCCGCGCGACGAAGATCAGGAACAGGCCGAGCAGCACCGCCGGCACCAGGATCGCCGGGAACTGCGAGGGTGTGGCGAACAGGCCGAGGATCAGGAACATGATGATCTGCGCCAGCCACGACATGCCGTCCTGGAAACGCCTCAGGATGGTGACGGCGCGGATGTCGGAATTGCCCGCGATCAGCCCGGCAAGGTAGACGGCGAGGAAGCCTGAGCCGCCGACCGCGCCGGCGGCGGCAAACACCATCAGCGACAGCGTCAGCACGAAGATCGGCAGCAGGCCGTGATCCAGGTTGAGCCGCTCGACCAGACGCACGATGCCGAAGCCGCCGAGGACGCCGATCACGGCGCCGAGCCCCATATTGGCAAGAAAGCCAAGAAGGAGATTGGCGGCCAGCACGTTGGCCTCGGGGTTTGCATGCGCGGCGATGATCTCGACCAGGGTGATGGTGAGGAAGATGGCGATCGGGTCGTTGGTGCCGGATTCCACTTCGAGCGTCGAACGCACGCGCTCGCGCAGATGGATCTCGCCGGCGCGCAGCAGGAAGAACACGGCGGCCGCGTCGGTCGAGGCGACGGCGGCGCCGAGCAGGGAGGATTCCAGCCAGCTGAGCTTGAGAAAATAGGAGGCGGCGACGCTGAAGATGCCGGTGGTCAGGATGACGCCTATAGTGGCCAGCGACAATGCCGGCCCGGCCGCTTGCTTCAGTGCGTTGAGCGGGGTGCCGAAACCGGAGTCGAACAGGATGATGGCCAAAGCCAGTGAGCCGGCAAAATAAGCCAGCCGCGCATTGTCGAATTCGATGCCGAGGCCGTCGACGCCGGTGGCAAGCCCGATGCAGAGAAAGAGGAGCAGCAATGGAGCGCCGAAGCGGAAGGCGATCAGGCTCGAAAACGCGGCGGCAACAATGAGCGCAGTGCCGACCAGCGTCACAAGATAGATCGCATGCTCCATCCGCCAGTGCCCCTCAAGTCCCTCTCATTTGTCGATTTACGGGAGAGTGGGGCGAAGACATGACCAGTGCAAGGCAACAGCGTGGTTTTTTGGATTCTGCTGGCGTGGGGAAATGGAGGAGCCGCTTTCCTCTCGTCATCCACGGGCGGAGCGACTGGTGTTGCGGCTAATCTCCACGGCATGCGGAACCGCCGAGACTAAAACGAAAACGCCCGGCCGGAGCCGGGCGTTCGAAACTGCTTAGCGAGCCTGGATCAGGCGATGGTCTTGCCGAAGGCGACGGCGGTGTCGCCCATGCGGTTCGAGAAGCCCCATTCATTGTCGTACCAGGACAGCACCGAGACGAAATTGCCGTCCATGACCTTGGTCTGGTCGAGGGCCACGATCGAGGAGTGCGGATCGTGGTTGAAGTCGATCGAGACGTTCGGGTGATGGGTGACCGAGAGCACGCCCTTGAGCTTGCCCTTGGAGGCGGCGATCAGCGCTTCGTTGATCTCCTGCGGCGTGGTCGAACGCTTGGCGACGAACTTCAAGTCGACCACCGAGACGTTCGGGGTCGGCACGCGGATCGAGATGCCGTCGAGCTTGCCCTTGAGGTCGGGCAGGACCAGGCCGATCGCCTTGGCGGCACCGGTCGAGGTCGGGATCTGCGACAGCGCCGCGGCGCGGGCGCGGTAGAGGTCCTTGTGCATGGTGTCGAGCGTCGGCTGGTCGCCGGTGTAGGAGTGGATCGTCGTCATCATGCCCTTCTCGATGCCGACGGTCTCATGCAGCACCGCCGCCAGCGGCGCCAGGCAGTTGGTGGTGCAGGACGCGTTCGAGATGACGATGTGGTCCTTGGTCAGCTTGTCGTGGTTGATGCCGTAGACGACGGTGAGGTCGGCGCCTTCGGCCGGGGCTGAGACGATGACGCGCTTGGCGCCGGCGGCGAGGTGCGCGGCCGCCTTGTCGCGGGCCGTGAAGATGCCGGTGCATTCGAGCGCGATGTCGACGCCGAGTTCCTTCCACGGCAGCTGGGTCGGATCCTTGATCGCGGTGACCTTGAACTTCTCCTTGCCGACCGAGATCTGGTCGCCGTCGACGGTCACCTCATGCGGGAAGCGACCATGCACGCTGTCGTAGCGAAGCAGATGCGCGTTGGTCTCGACCGGGCCGAGGTCGTTGACGGCGACCACGTCGATATCCTTGCGGCCGGATTCATGGATGGCGCGCAGGATGTTGCGGCCGATGCGGCCAAATCCGTTGATGGCAACTCTGACGGTCATTGTTTTCTCCCTAGGGACTGGGGGCGATTGGGTCCGCTGCTTCATAGCGGCCATGAGCCAAAGAATCCAGCCGCAGAAGGTCGAACTTAAATCGATTAGGTTAGTCCAGCATGGCCGAGCCGCCTATTTGCGGCCCCGCGAATTGACGCAGCCGGTCAGCCGTGCAGACGAGTCTCGACCGCTTTTGCCGCGGCCTCGGCGGTGATGCCGAAATGCGGATAGAGTTGCTCGATCGAGCCGGAGGCGCCAAAACCGTGCATGCCGATGAAGACGCCGTCGGTGCCGATCAGGTGGTCCCAGCCCTGGCGGATGCCGGCCTCGATCGCGACCTTCACCTTGGCGTTGCCGATGATCTCCTTGCGGTAGTCATCGCTCTGCTGGTCGAACAGCTCGAAACAGGGCACCGAGACGACGCGGGTGGGATGGCCGTGCTTTTCGAGCAGGTCGCGCGCGCCGAGCGCGATCTCGACCTCGGAGCCGGTGGCGAAGATCGTCACCACGGCCTCGCCGTTTGCCGCGGCGAGCTCATAGGCGCCCTGGCTGGAGAGGTTCTTCGCCGAATGCTCGGTGCGCACGGTCGGCAGGTTCTGGCGGGTCAGCGCCAGGGTCGACGGCGTCTTTTCGGATTCCAGCGCGATTTGCCAACATTCGGCGGTTTCGACCGCGTCGGCCGGACGGAAGACATTGTGGTTCGGGATGGCGCGCAATGCCGCCAGATGCTCGACCGGCTGGTGGGTCGGGCCGTCCTCGCCGAGGCCGATCGAGTCATGCGTCATGACGAAGATGGAGCGGATGCCCATCAGCGAGGCCAGGCGCATCGAAGGACGGGCATAGTCCGAGAAGCACATGAACGTGCCGCCATAGGCGATCAGGCCGCCATGCAGCGTGAGGCCGTTGATCGCCGCCGCCATGCCGTGCTCGCGGATGCCGTAATGGACATAGCGCTGGCCGTAATCGTCCGGCGTGATGTTCTTGGTCTGGCTGGTCTTGGTGTTGTTGGAGCCGGTGAGGTCGGCCGAGCCGCCGATGGTCTCCGGCACCGCGCCGTTGATGACTTCCAGCGCCATTTCGGAGGATTTGCGAGTGGCGACCTTCGGTTTGTCGGCCGAGAGCTTCTTCTTGTAATCGGCGATGACGGCGTCGAAGTTGGACGGCAGCTTGCCGGCGATCCGGCGCTCGAACTCGGCCTTGAGCTTCGGCTCGGCCTTGGCGAGGCGGCCTTCCCAGTCGGCGCGCGCCTTGGCGCCGCCGGCGCCGACGGCGCGCCAGGCGTCGAGGATGTCGGCCGGAATCTCGAAGGGCGGCGACTCCCAGTTGAAGAATTTGCGGGCGCCGGCGATTTCCTCGGCGCCGAGCGGCGAGCCATGCGCCTTGTTGGTGCCGGCCTTGGTCGGGGCGCCGAAGCCGATGGTAGTCTTGCAGGCGATCATCGTCGGCTTGTCGGAATGGCGCGCCGCCTCGATGGCATAGGCGATCGCTTCCGGATCGGTGCCGTCGATATGGCTGGCGTTCCAGCCGGAGGCCTGGAAGCGGGCGACCTGGTCGGTGTTGTCGGCCAGTGAGACCGGGCCGTCGATCGAGATGTTGTTGTTGTCCCAGAAGACGATCAGCTTGTTGAGCTTCAGATGGCCGGCCAGCGCGATGGCTTCCTGGGAGACGCCTTCCATCAGGCAGCCGTCGCCGGCCAGCACATAGGTGTAGTGGTTGACGAGATCATTGCCGAAGGCGGCGTTCATGATGCGCTCGCCGAGCGCGAAGCCGACCGAATTGGCAAGGCCCTGGCCGAGCGGACCGGTGGTGGTCTCGATGCCGGCGGCATGGCCGTATTCGGGATGGCCGGCGGTCTTGGAGCCGAGCTGGCGGAAGTTCTTGATCTGGTCGATCGTCATGTCCTCGTAGCCGGTGAGGTAGAGGAGCGAATAGAGCAGCATCGAGCCGTGGCCGGCCGACAGGATGAAGCGGTCGCGGTCGGCCCAGTGCGGGGCCTTGGCGTCGAATTTCAGGAAACGGCTGAACAGCACGGTGGCGATGTCGGCGCAGCCCATCGGCAGGCCGGGGTGACCGGAGTTCGCCTTCTCGACGGCGTCCATGGAAAGGAAACGGATCGCGTTGGCCATCCGATCATGTTGTTCACGCGACGTCATGCTTCCTCCGGAAGTGGGTTGGAGCCTGGGGAGAGCCCTTGGAAAAGGATGCCGCGACACATAGCAGGCGCGGCCTTTTAGTCAACAAATCGGGACGGATTTTGCCGGGCTTGTGATGGCATCGAGCGCCTTACATTAGCGATAGCGGGGGACAGTCGCGAGAGCTTTGTTGACGCGCCCTTCACCCGGCGCCTAATCTTTCCGAGGTAACGCGTTCTGAATGCGCGCGATTCGGTGATGGGCAGGGCATAGGACGAAGGCCATGACCGGGGAAACG
This region of Mesorhizobium sp. M2A.F.Ca.ET.046.03.2.1 genomic DNA includes:
- the tkt gene encoding transketolase, with amino-acid sequence MTSREQHDRMANAIRFLSMDAVEKANSGHPGLPMGCADIATVLFSRFLKFDAKAPHWADRDRFILSAGHGSMLLYSLLYLTGYEDMTIDQIKNFRQLGSKTAGHPEYGHAAGIETTTGPLGQGLANSVGFALGERIMNAAFGNDLVNHYTYVLAGDGCLMEGVSQEAIALAGHLKLNKLIVFWDNNNISIDGPVSLADNTDQVARFQASGWNASHIDGTDPEAIAYAIEAARHSDKPTMIACKTTIGFGAPTKAGTNKAHGSPLGAEEIAGARKFFNWESPPFEIPADILDAWRAVGAGGAKARADWEGRLAKAEPKLKAEFERRIAGKLPSNFDAVIADYKKKLSADKPKVATRKSSEMALEVINGAVPETIGGSADLTGSNNTKTSQTKNITPDDYGQRYVHYGIREHGMAAAINGLTLHGGLIAYGGTFMCFSDYARPSMRLASLMGIRSIFVMTHDSIGLGEDGPTHQPVEHLAALRAIPNHNVFRPADAVETAECWQIALESEKTPSTLALTRQNLPTVRTEHSAKNLSSQGAYELAAANGEAVVTIFATGSEVEIALGARDLLEKHGHPTRVVSVPCFELFDQQSDDYRKEIIGNAKVKVAIEAGIRQGWDHLIGTDGVFIGMHGFGASGSIEQLYPHFGITAEAAAKAVETRLHG